In a single window of the Esox lucius isolate fEsoLuc1 chromosome 22, fEsoLuc1.pri, whole genome shotgun sequence genome:
- the atp1a1a.1 gene encoding sodium/potassium-transporting ATPase subunit alpha-1a.1: MGRGEGREQYELAATSEQGGKKKNAKALKKERDMDELKKEVDLDDHKLTLDELNRKYGTDLSRGLSSAKAAENLARDGPNSLTPPPTTPEWVKFCKQMFGGFSMLLWTGALLCFLAYGIQAAMEDEPANDNLYLGVVLSAVVIVTGCFSYYQEAKSSKIMDSFKNLVPQQALVVRDGEKKNINAQEVVVGDLVEVKGGDRIPADLRIISASGCKVDNSSLTGESEPQTRTPDFSNDNPLETRNIAFFSTNCVEGTARGIVINTGDRTVMGRIATLASGLEVGRTPISIEIEHFIHIITGVAVFLGMSFFVLSLILGYSWLEAVIFLIGIIVANVPEGLLATVTVCLTLTAKRMAKKNCLVKNLEAVETLGSTSTICSDKTGTLTQNRMTVAHMWFDNQIHEADTTENQSGTSFDRSSSTWAALARVAGLCNRAVFLAEQSNVPILKRDVAGDASESALLKCIELCCGSVQGMRDQYNKVTEIPFNSTNKYQLSVHQNKNEGESKHLLVMKGAPERILDRCSTILIQGKEQPLDDEMKDAFQNAYMELGGLGERVLGFCHFHLPDDQFAEGFQFDCEEVNFPTENLCFVGLMSMIDPPRAAVPDAVGKCRSAGIKVIMVTGDHPITAKAIAKGVGIISEGNETVEDIAARLNIPVNEVNPRDAKACVVHGGDLKDLTAEQLDDILKYHTEIVFARTSPQQKLIIVEGCQRQGAIVAVTGDGVNDSPALKKADIGVAMGISGSDVSKQAADMILLDDNFASIVTGVEEGRLIFDNLKKSIAYTLTSNIPEITPFLLFIIANIPLPLGTVTILCIDLGTDMVPAISLAYEAAESDIMKRQPRNSKTDKLVNERLISIAYGQIGMIQALAGFFTYFVILAENGFLPSKLLGIRVEWDNKFCNDLEDSYGQQWTYEQRKIVEFTCHTAFFASIVVVQWADLIICKTRRNSVFQQGMRNKILIFGLFEETALAAFLSYCPGMGIALRMYPLKPNWWFCAFPYSLLIFVYDEIRKLIIRRSPGGWVERETYY, from the exons GAAGGACGGGAACAGTATGAACTGGCAGCGACCTCCGAGCAGGGGGGCAAGAAGAAGAATGCCAAGGCATTGAAGAAGGAACGGGACATGGATGAGCTGAAGAAGGAAGTCGATCTG GATGACCATAAACTGACCCTGGATGAACTCAACCGCAAATATGGCACTGACCTGAGCAGG GGGTTATCCAGTGCTAAAGCTGCAGAGAACCTTGCCCGTGATGGCCCCAATTCCCTGACCCCTCCTCCCACTACTCCGGAGTGGGTGAAGTTCTGCAAGCAGATGTTTGGCGGGTTCTCCATGCTGCTGTGGACTGGCGCTCTCCTCTGCTTCCTGGCCTACGGAATCCAGGCAGCGATGGAGGATGAGCCGGCTAATGATAAC TTGTACCTGGGTGTCGTGCTCTCGGCTGTCGTCATTGTCACCGGTTGTTTCTCCTACTACCAAGAGGCCAAAAGTTCAAAGATCATGGACTCATTCAAGAACCTGGTCCCGCAG CAAGCCCTAGTTGTACGTGATGGCGAGAAGAAGAACATCAACGCTCAAGAAGTGGTGGTTGGAGATCTTGTTGAGGTGAAAGGAGGAGACCGGATCCCAGCTGACTTGCGTATCATCTCCGCCAGCGGCTGCAAG GTGGACAACTCCTCCCTCACTGGTGAATCCGAGCCCCAGACTCGTACTCCGGACTTCTCCAATGACAACCCCCTGGAGACCAGGAACATTGCCTTCTTCTCAACCAACTGTGTTGAAG GAACTGCCAGAGGTATCGTCATCAACACTGGTGACCGCACTGTCATGGGTCGTATTGCTACCCTTGCCTCGGGCCTGGAGGTCGGACGGACCCCCATCTCCATTGAGATTGAGCACTTCATCCACATCATCACCGGTGTGGCTGTCTTCCTGGGCATGTCTTTCTTTGTTCTCTCCCTGATCCTGGGATACTCTTGGCTGGAGGCTGTGATCTTCCTCATTGGCATCATTGTTGCCAATGTGCCTGAGGGTCTCCTGGCCACTGTAACA GTCTGTCTGACTCTGACGGCCAAGCGGATGGCCAAGAAGAACTGCCTGGTGAAGAATCTTGAAGCTGTGGAGACCCTGGGCTCCACCTCCACCATCTGCTCTGACAAGACCGGAACCCTGACCCAGAACAGAATGACCGTGGCTCACATGTGGTTCGACAACCAGATCCATGAGGCCGACACCACAGAGAACCAGAGTGGTACCTCCTTCGACAGGAGTTCTTCCACCTGGGCTGCCCTGGCAAGAGTCGCTGGCCTGTGTAACCGTGCCGTTTTCCTGGCAGAACAGAGCAATGTTCCTATCCTCAAG AGGGATGTGGCTGGTGATGCCTCAGAGTCTGCCCTGCTGAAGTGTATTGAACTCTGCTGTGGGTCTGTGCAAGGAATGAGGGACCAGTACAACAAGGTCACCGAGATCCCCTTCAACTCCACCAACAAATACCAG CTCTCTGTtcaccaaaacaaaaatgagGGAGAGTCGAAACACCTGCTGGTGATGAAGGGCGCCCCTGAGAGAATCCTGGACCGCTGCTCCACCATCCTGATCCAGGGAAAAGAACAGCCCCTGGATGATGAGATGAAAGACGCCTTCCAGAACGCCTACATGGAACTGGGTGGTCTGGGAGAGAGAGTGCTGG GTTTCTGTCATTTCCATCTCCCTGATGACCAGTTTGCTGAGGGCTTTCAGTTTGATTGTGAAGAGGTGAACTTCCCCACTGAGAACCTGTGCTTCGTTGGCCTAATGTCCATGATTGACCCACCTCGGGCAGCTGTGCCTGACGCTGTTGGCAAGTGCAGGAGTGCTGGAATCAAG GTTATCATGGTCACTGGTGATCATCCCATCACTGCCAAGGCCATTGCAAAGGGTGTGGGCATCATCTCTGAGGGCAACGAGACTGTGGAGGACATCGCTGCTCGTCTGAACATTCCAGTCAATGAAGTTAACCCCAG GGATGCCAAGGCCTGTGTGGTCCATGGTGGTGACCTCAAGGACCTGACAGCTGAACAGTTGGACGACATCCTGAAATATCACACCGAGATCGTATTTGCCAGAACCTCTCCTCAGCAGAAACTGATTATTGTGGAAGGCTGCCAGCGCCAG GGGGCCATCGTGGCTGTGACCGGTGACGGAGTGAATGATTCTCCTGCCCTAAAGAAGGCTGACATTGGCGTTGCTATGGGAATCTCTGGATCGGACGTCTCCAAGCAGGCAGCTGACATGATCCTCCTGGACGACAACTTTGCATCAATCGTTACTGGTGTTGAAGAAG GCCGTCTGATCTTTGACAACTTGAAGAAGTCCATCGCCTACACCCTGACCAGTAACATTCCAGAAATCACAccattcctcctcttcatcatagCCAACATTCCACTGCCCCTAGGAACTGTTACCATCCTCTGCATCGACCTGGGAACTGACATG GTCCCTGCTATCTCCTTGGCCTATGAAGCTGCTGAAAGCGACATAATGAAAAGACAGCCCAGAAACTCCAAAACAGACAAACTGGTCAATGAAAGACTTATCAGCATAGCCTACGGTCAAATTG GTATGATCCAGGCTTTGGCAGGGTTCTTCACCTACTTTGTGATCCTTGCTGAGAACGGGTTCTTACCCTCCAAACTGCTAGGTATCCGTGTGGAGTGGGACAACAAATTTTGCAACGACCTAGAGGACAGCTATGGCCAGCAATGG ACTTATGAACAGAGAAAGATTGTGGAGTTCACCTGCCACACAGCATTCTTTGCCAGTATAGTAGTTGTACAGTGGGCTGATTTGATCATCTGTAAGACCAGGAGAAACTCAGTCTTCCAACAGGGAATGAG GAACAAGATTCTCATCTTCGGCCTGTTTGAGGAGACAGCCCTGGCTGCCTTCCTGTCTTACTGCCCTGGAATGGGCATCGCCCTCAGAATGTACCCGCTCAA ACCCAACTGGTGGTTCTGCGCCTTCCCATACTCTCTCCTCATCTTTGTTTATGATGAAATCCGAAAGCTGATCATCCGACGCAGCCCAGGAG GTTGGGTGGAGAGGGAGACCTACTACTAG